In the genome of Gemmatimonadaceae bacterium, one region contains:
- a CDS encoding DUF302 domain-containing protein, which translates to MITQTTPYGIGTTVALDYGRAVERTREELAKEGFGVLSEIDVAATLKKKLDVDFRPYVILGACNPPLAHRALTAERDIGLLLPCNVIVYAGDQPGESVVAVMDPVQALALTGNDNIRPIAEDVRKRLTRVLQALETA; encoded by the coding sequence ATGATCACGCAGACAACGCCATACGGGATCGGTACCACGGTTGCCCTTGATTACGGCCGTGCGGTCGAGCGAACGAGAGAGGAACTCGCCAAGGAAGGCTTCGGAGTGCTCTCCGAAATTGACGTCGCCGCCACTCTCAAGAAAAAACTTGATGTGGACTTCCGGCCGTATGTCATCCTCGGGGCGTGCAATCCACCGCTCGCCCATCGCGCTCTGACCGCGGAACGCGACATCGGCCTGCTGCTTCCCTGCAATGTCATTGTCTACGCCGGGGACCAGCCGGGCGAGAGCGTCGTGGCGGTGATGGACCCCGTTCAGGCGCTCGCTCTCACCGGCAACGACAACATTCGGCCGATCGCCGAAGATGTAAGGAAGCGGCTCACACGAGTACTTCAGGCGCTGGAGACAGCGTAG
- a CDS encoding DUF4230 domain-containing protein translates to MNPPTGTSHPALPPYRALIRPTVALLAAALLIMIATGYCGSRLPFAFFKGGTKVTHDLVVEQMRAVAKLVSSEATVRDVIVYENTWYGSTKRSLVVVTGRLLAGIDLGDKPDVTIDHSVRRITMRIPSARLIGIEITDMTTYDERGGLWNPFKPADRDAIQRQARAQLTAAGSTLGLLRHANESAVHLLRALLAKDGYTVDVTIRGAPPAVR, encoded by the coding sequence GTGAATCCTCCCACAGGAACGTCGCACCCGGCGCTTCCGCCGTATCGCGCTCTGATACGTCCAACGGTCGCGCTCTTGGCGGCGGCTCTGTTGATCATGATCGCCACCGGCTATTGCGGCAGCCGCCTGCCCTTCGCCTTCTTCAAAGGCGGCACAAAAGTCACCCACGACCTTGTCGTCGAGCAGATGCGCGCGGTAGCGAAGCTGGTCTCCAGCGAAGCGACTGTGCGCGACGTGATCGTCTACGAGAACACGTGGTATGGGTCGACCAAGCGCTCGCTTGTCGTCGTGACTGGACGCCTCCTGGCAGGCATCGACCTCGGCGACAAGCCCGACGTCACGATCGATCACTCCGTCAGGCGTATCACGATGCGCATCCCGTCCGCGCGGCTGATCGGCATCGAGATCACGGACATGACGACGTATGACGAGCGCGGCGGACTCTGGAATCCGTTCAAACCGGCGGATCGGGATGCGATTCAGCGCCAGGCGCGTGCACAGCTCACCGCGGCGGGGAGCACGCTCGGGCTGCTGCGGCACGCCAACGAGAGCGCCGTTCACCTTCTTCGAGCGTTGCTGGCGAAAGACGGATATACGGTGGACGTGACGATCCGGGGTGCGCCGCCAGCGGTTCGCTAG
- a CDS encoding DUF2892 domain-containing protein — MCSDHVIRRFAGVFVLISVALAYWAHPAWLLFTAFVGFNLLQSSFTGFCPLERILGKIAAFGCEPRREA, encoded by the coding sequence ATGTGCTCCGACCACGTCATTCGCCGCTTCGCCGGCGTATTCGTCCTCATTTCCGTGGCGCTCGCCTACTGGGCCCACCCGGCCTGGCTGCTGTTCACGGCGTTCGTCGGCTTCAACCTGTTGCAGTCGAGCTTCACCGGCTTCTGCCCGCTCGAACGCATTCTTGGGAAAATCGCTGCGTTCGGCTGCGAGCCACGACGAGAGGCGTAA
- a CDS encoding rhomboid family intramembrane serine protease, with protein MRTPWVTYVILGSIFAVWFLVQGAGFDAYALAASACNYGMVPGELTRLAAVGSGVPIGEGLACVIDRDPINVVTPFTSMFLHGGWGHLLGNALFFWVFGNNIEDSMGPLRFAFFYVICGLAAAAAHVFVEPSSALPTIGASGAISGIMGAYLLLYPRVRVRMLFIFIIFFRVFRIPAWIVLLYWFALQVLEGVPQLSPGPELTGGTAVWAHVGGFVAGVVLVKVFENRNLVRRRSAVADARAVFARD; from the coding sequence TTGAGGACGCCTTGGGTCACTTACGTGATCCTCGGGTCGATTTTCGCGGTCTGGTTCCTCGTCCAGGGCGCCGGCTTCGACGCGTATGCCCTCGCGGCCAGTGCCTGCAATTACGGCATGGTACCGGGCGAGCTGACCCGCCTGGCAGCCGTGGGCTCGGGAGTGCCGATCGGCGAGGGGCTCGCCTGCGTGATCGACCGGGATCCGATCAACGTCGTCACCCCATTCACTTCGATGTTCCTGCACGGGGGCTGGGGCCACCTGCTCGGAAACGCGCTCTTCTTCTGGGTATTCGGTAACAACATCGAAGACAGCATGGGCCCGCTCCGGTTCGCGTTCTTTTACGTGATCTGCGGGCTGGCTGCCGCGGCGGCCCACGTTTTCGTCGAGCCGTCTTCGGCTCTCCCGACGATCGGCGCTTCCGGCGCGATCTCCGGGATCATGGGGGCTTACCTGCTGCTGTACCCCCGGGTACGCGTGCGGATGCTCTTCATCTTCATCATCTTCTTCCGCGTCTTCCGCATCCCGGCCTGGATCGTTCTCTTGTACTGGTTCGCTCTGCAGGTGCTCGAAGGAGTTCCGCAGCTCAGCCCCGGCCCGGAGCTGACCGGCGGCACCGCGGTGTGGGCGCACGTCGGCGGTTTCGTTGCGGGGGTGGTGCTGGTAAAGGTGTTCGAAAATCGCAATCTCGTACGGCGACGCTCGGCTGTGGCGGATGCGCGCGCTGTCTTTGCGCGCGATTGA
- a CDS encoding metalloregulator ArsR/SmtB family transcription factor, with protein MGKYELTDEVLELVAQRFRALAEPARLQVLAALRNGEMTVGELVSETGLGQANLSKHLQILYNLGFVARRKTGLFVHYTLSDRRVFQLCEIVCDRIEGEAKSRRRLLAS; from the coding sequence ATGGGCAAGTATGAACTGACCGACGAGGTGCTCGAGCTCGTGGCGCAACGGTTCAGGGCGCTGGCCGAGCCGGCGCGCCTGCAAGTGCTGGCCGCGCTCCGAAACGGCGAGATGACGGTCGGCGAGCTTGTGAGCGAAACGGGCCTCGGGCAGGCGAACCTGTCCAAGCATCTGCAAATCCTGTACAACCTCGGTTTCGTGGCGCGCCGGAAGACGGGCTTGTTCGTCCATTACACGTTGTCCGACCGGCGCGTGTTCCAGCTCTGCGAGATCGTCTGCGACCGCATCGAAGGGGAAGCGAAGTCCCGGCGGCGGCTCCTCGCATCGTGA
- the tig gene encoding trigger factor: MEFTSKESTGVDRRIQVSVPVETVKQAEEKAARRYATKVRMPGFRQGKAPPAMIQKKFGKEIRQEALESLVRDAYEEVVVKQDLKIASQPHIHDVKFEDGKPLTFELHVEVRPTLELARTSGFKITRPKIEITDAQLAEQLEQVRDEKATWTPVEDKPAMRDRVRVTLSTKEDSGEFAEPREYPVELGGSQAIAGIEDLIMQLAPGETVERPVQWPDDFPDETQRGKTKTVRVTLHDVKRKSAPDLDDAFAREVGDFDSLDALKAAVRSDLERHAEREADSLVRHRLLGEIISANPFAVPKSWVRQVMDGYVEAYQIPESEKEKFATEFVPIAEQQVRRDLVIDALAEREDLVATEKDLDDRITELAEKRGANPGQVYASLEKAGRLKELERSLTEDKVFKWLLEQNEFQTDA; encoded by the coding sequence ATGGAGTTTACCTCAAAAGAATCCACCGGAGTCGATCGCCGCATTCAGGTCTCCGTTCCGGTCGAAACCGTGAAGCAGGCAGAAGAAAAAGCCGCCCGCCGCTACGCCACCAAGGTGCGCATGCCGGGCTTCCGCCAGGGCAAAGCGCCGCCGGCGATGATCCAGAAGAAGTTCGGCAAGGAGATCCGGCAGGAAGCGCTGGAATCCCTGGTGCGCGACGCCTACGAAGAGGTCGTCGTCAAGCAGGACCTCAAGATCGCGTCGCAGCCGCACATCCACGACGTCAAGTTCGAGGATGGCAAGCCGCTGACCTTCGAGCTGCACGTCGAGGTGCGGCCCACGCTGGAGCTCGCGCGCACGAGCGGCTTCAAGATCACGCGGCCGAAGATCGAGATCACCGACGCGCAGCTCGCCGAGCAGCTCGAGCAGGTCCGCGACGAGAAAGCCACGTGGACTCCGGTCGAGGACAAGCCCGCGATGCGTGACCGGGTGCGCGTCACGCTCTCCACCAAGGAAGATTCCGGCGAGTTCGCCGAGCCGCGCGAATACCCCGTCGAGTTGGGCGGCAGCCAGGCGATCGCCGGCATCGAAGACCTGATCATGCAGCTCGCGCCGGGCGAGACGGTCGAGCGCCCGGTGCAGTGGCCGGACGACTTCCCCGACGAGACGCAGCGCGGCAAGACCAAGACCGTTCGCGTCACGCTGCACGACGTCAAGCGCAAATCGGCGCCCGATCTCGACGACGCGTTCGCGCGCGAGGTCGGCGACTTCGATTCGCTCGACGCGCTGAAGGCGGCGGTCCGCTCCGATCTCGAGCGCCACGCCGAGCGCGAGGCCGACAGTCTCGTCCGGCACCGCCTGCTCGGCGAGATAATCTCGGCGAATCCGTTCGCGGTCCCGAAGAGCTGGGTGCGGCAGGTGATGGACGGCTACGTCGAAGCGTACCAGATCCCCGAAAGCGAGAAGGAGAAATTCGCGACGGAATTCGTGCCGATCGCGGAGCAGCAGGTGCGGCGCGACCTGGTGATAGACGCTCTCGCCGAGCGCGAGGATCTCGTCGCGACCGAGAAGGACCTGGACGACCGGATCACGGAGCTGGCCGAAAAGCGCGGCGCCAACCCGGGACAGGTGTATGCTTCACTCGAGAAGGCGGGCCGGCTCAAGGAGCTGGAGCGGAGCCTGACCGAGGACAAGGTGTTCAAGTGGCTGCTGGAGCAGAATGAATTTCAGACCGATGCCTAA
- a CDS encoding trypsin-like peptidase domain-containing protein codes for MLAFVGGLMIASGMDWTRPTFAQDRPSAMDVQTVADASNAFVSISESVTPAVVSITVDIRPDTTRGRSRRQLQIPPGAVPDGMEELFEQLQQGQTPRPQTGMGSGVIVSKDGYILTNNHVVTRGDMRTVADRVTVRLLNGRQYVAKVIGTDPTTDVAVLKIEGDNFPFAVLGDDNRSRVGEWVLAIGNPLGFDHTVTAGIISAKGRGTTGALEGIQGTNRYGIFDFIQTDAAINRGNSGGPLINSRGEVIGINTAIASQTGFNAGYGFAIPISLARKVMTDIIEHGRVRIAVLGIGIAEVDAEDAAAARLQEVRGVKVQGFSGENTPAERAGVRQGDVIVAADGQPVDRVAGLQRIVRSHQPGETVELQVVRFGKQHTFRVRLTEAPAQDVAVAPADRRPRVEPAAVTSNNRLGVSVTTVSAQLARSLRLGEQRGVLVTSVGLGPAWQRLDEQDIIVGVLSPVERKIEDVADLQGVLSGLKAGDYISLRVKRPGPSGQERVVNIRVD; via the coding sequence GTGCTGGCATTCGTCGGCGGGCTGATGATCGCCTCCGGCATGGACTGGACTCGTCCGACGTTCGCTCAGGATCGCCCGTCCGCGATGGACGTACAGACGGTCGCCGACGCGAGCAACGCGTTCGTCTCGATCTCCGAGAGCGTCACGCCGGCCGTAGTCTCGATCACGGTGGACATCCGCCCCGACACGACCCGCGGCCGGAGCCGCAGGCAGCTGCAGATCCCGCCCGGGGCGGTGCCGGATGGAATGGAAGAGCTGTTCGAGCAGCTCCAGCAGGGTCAGACGCCGCGCCCGCAGACAGGCATGGGCTCCGGCGTGATCGTCTCGAAGGACGGGTACATCCTCACCAACAATCACGTGGTCACGCGCGGCGACATGCGCACGGTCGCGGACCGGGTGACGGTCCGCCTGCTCAACGGCCGGCAGTACGTCGCGAAAGTGATCGGCACGGACCCGACGACCGACGTCGCGGTGCTCAAGATCGAAGGCGACAACTTTCCGTTCGCCGTGCTCGGTGACGACAATCGCTCGCGCGTCGGCGAATGGGTGCTCGCCATCGGCAACCCGCTCGGCTTCGACCACACGGTGACGGCCGGCATCATTAGCGCAAAGGGGCGCGGCACGACGGGCGCGCTGGAGGGAATCCAGGGCACCAACAGGTACGGCATCTTCGACTTCATTCAGACCGACGCCGCGATCAACCGCGGCAACTCGGGCGGGCCGCTGATCAACAGCCGCGGCGAAGTGATCGGCATCAACACGGCGATCGCGAGCCAGACGGGTTTCAACGCCGGGTACGGCTTCGCGATTCCGATCTCACTCGCTCGCAAGGTTATGACGGACATCATCGAGCACGGTCGCGTGCGGATCGCCGTGCTTGGCATCGGCATAGCCGAAGTCGACGCTGAAGATGCCGCGGCCGCGCGGCTTCAGGAGGTGCGGGGCGTCAAAGTGCAGGGCTTCAGCGGCGAGAATACGCCCGCCGAGCGTGCCGGAGTGCGACAGGGCGACGTGATCGTCGCTGCTGACGGCCAGCCGGTCGACCGTGTCGCCGGGCTGCAGCGAATCGTGCGCTCCCACCAGCCCGGTGAGACCGTCGAGCTCCAGGTAGTGCGGTTCGGCAAGCAGCACACGTTCCGCGTTCGCCTCACCGAGGCGCCCGCGCAGGACGTCGCGGTCGCGCCCGCGGACAGGCGCCCGCGCGTCGAGCCCGCCGCGGTAACGAGCAACAACCGGCTGGGCGTCTCCGTCACGACCGTTTCGGCGCAGCTCGCGCGGAGCCTGCGGCTGGGCGAGCAGCGCGGTGTGCTGGTGACCAGCGTGGGCCTGGGCCCGGCGTGGCAGCGGCTCGACGAGCAGGACATCATCGTCGGCGTGCTGTCGCCAGTCGAGCGCAAGATCGAGGATGTCGCCGATCTGCAGGGGGTGCTGAGCGGACTCAAGGCGGGCGACTACATCTCGCTACGAGTGAAAAGACCGGGCCCTAGCGGCCAGGAGCGAGTGGTGAACATCAGGGTGGACTGA
- a CDS encoding efflux RND transporter permease subunit, with protein MGIAGRIAQAFLHSKLTPLVAIASLAAGLLGILATPREEEPQISVPMIDVIAALPGASPREAENLLARPIEQRMLEIPGVDHVYTVAGEGYAMVTVRFEVGQDQERSVTRVQAKLAASMNEAPPGSMPPIVKPHSIDDVPVLALTLHSRDYDANTLRQIAIHLEDEIRTVSEVASTFVVGGQPRQFRVMMDAARLAATGVTPGEIAAALGGANARLQAGELATANEVYLIDVGAPLSTAAEIGSVVVGMRGGAPVYLRNVADVTEGFGEAVTYVSHTGLTGPAEHAVTIAVAKRPGANATEVTHAVMERVGAAKGRLLPQNVGVEVTRDYGETAGEKAKELILHLMLATASVTLLVWFFLGWREAVIVLVAVPVTLSLTLFAYYVMGYTLNRITLFALIFSIGILVDDAIVVVENIYRHFQKGDRSPEAAAIEAVDEVGNPTILATFTVIAAILPMAFVSGLMGPYMRPIPVGASIAMLASLAVAFIITPYLAYRLLKGHVASAAHPLPRAHEEEEGTRFARFYARVMTPLMDHRPRRLAFYGGVAALLLISMGLVAVKAVQVKMLPFDNKSEFQVIMDLPEGTTLETTNALGQEIAAYLRHVPEVKSTELYAGTAGPFNFNGLVRHYFMRGGPNVGDVQVNLVSKSERSRQSHAIAVAVRPGIDSIARRYSAAVKVAEIPPGPPVLSTLVAEVYAADDSTRLEAARQVLAVFESTDGVVDVDWTIEAPQQKRVFRVDRVQAAEAGASVAQITGTLYLALSGAPAGVASSGTALEGTAIVPRLPIERRSSVEALLSLPIATLSGPQPLARFVNVIPATRDGIRIRKDLRPVIYVTGDVAGAVESPVYAILSMNKKLDRIRINGARIARYNASQPDRLTETAIKWDGEWQVTIEVFRDLGIAFAIVLALIYVLVVGWFRSLTIPLVIMAPIPLTLIGILPGHAMTGAFFTATSMIGMIALAGIIVRNSILLVDFIQLAEARGRSLREAVLEAGAVRFRPIALTAAAVVVGGLVMVLDPIFEGLAVALMSGAIVATLLTMVVVPLLYWELRRRQEPASPATGAIP; from the coding sequence ATGGGCATCGCCGGACGTATCGCGCAGGCATTTCTCCATTCGAAGCTCACCCCGCTCGTCGCCATAGCGTCGCTGGCGGCGGGATTGCTCGGCATCCTCGCCACGCCCCGCGAGGAAGAGCCGCAGATCTCGGTCCCGATGATCGACGTCATCGCCGCGTTGCCGGGCGCGTCTCCACGCGAGGCCGAGAACCTCCTCGCGCGGCCGATCGAGCAGCGCATGCTCGAGATTCCCGGCGTTGATCACGTCTATACGGTGGCCGGCGAGGGGTACGCCATGGTCACCGTCCGGTTCGAAGTCGGTCAGGACCAGGAGCGCAGCGTCACCAGGGTGCAGGCGAAGCTGGCAGCCTCGATGAATGAAGCGCCGCCGGGCTCCATGCCGCCGATCGTCAAGCCGCATTCGATCGACGACGTGCCCGTTCTCGCGCTCACGCTTCATTCGCGGGACTACGATGCCAACACTCTGCGACAGATCGCCATCCATCTCGAGGATGAAATCCGGACCGTCTCCGAGGTTGCCAGCACGTTTGTCGTCGGCGGCCAGCCGCGGCAGTTCCGTGTAATGATGGACGCCGCCCGACTGGCAGCGACCGGCGTGACACCCGGCGAGATCGCTGCAGCGCTCGGCGGCGCGAACGCGCGGCTTCAGGCCGGCGAACTCGCCACCGCCAACGAGGTCTATCTGATTGACGTCGGTGCTCCCCTCTCGACCGCCGCCGAGATCGGGAGCGTCGTCGTCGGCATGCGCGGCGGAGCGCCCGTTTACCTGCGAAACGTCGCGGATGTCACGGAAGGTTTCGGCGAAGCGGTTACCTACGTTTCGCATACCGGGCTTACCGGGCCCGCCGAACACGCGGTGACGATCGCCGTGGCCAAGCGCCCCGGCGCCAATGCGACCGAAGTAACGCACGCAGTCATGGAGCGCGTCGGTGCCGCCAAGGGACGTCTTCTTCCTCAAAACGTGGGGGTAGAGGTAACTCGGGACTACGGCGAGACCGCGGGCGAGAAGGCGAAGGAGTTGATCCTGCACCTCATGCTGGCTACCGCATCCGTCACGTTACTCGTCTGGTTCTTTCTCGGTTGGCGCGAAGCGGTGATAGTCCTCGTCGCCGTCCCGGTGACGCTGTCGCTGACGCTGTTCGCGTACTACGTGATGGGATACACGCTCAATCGCATCACCCTGTTCGCCTTGATATTCTCGATCGGAATCCTGGTGGACGACGCCATCGTCGTCGTCGAGAACATTTACCGGCACTTCCAGAAAGGGGATCGATCGCCTGAGGCGGCCGCGATCGAGGCGGTGGACGAGGTTGGGAACCCCACGATTCTCGCGACCTTTACGGTGATCGCCGCGATCCTGCCGATGGCGTTCGTGTCGGGGCTGATGGGTCCGTACATGCGTCCGATTCCTGTTGGCGCGTCCATCGCGATGCTCGCCTCGCTGGCCGTGGCGTTCATCATCACGCCGTACCTGGCCTACCGCCTGCTCAAGGGCCACGTCGCTTCCGCCGCTCACCCGCTGCCGCGCGCCCACGAGGAGGAGGAAGGCACGCGGTTCGCGCGGTTCTATGCGCGGGTCATGACTCCGTTGATGGATCACCGCCCCCGCCGTCTCGCCTTCTATGGCGGCGTCGCGGCGCTGCTCCTCATCTCGATGGGGCTCGTGGCGGTAAAGGCCGTTCAGGTCAAGATGCTCCCGTTCGACAACAAGAGCGAGTTCCAGGTGATAATGGATCTCCCCGAGGGGACCACGCTTGAAACCACGAACGCGCTCGGCCAGGAAATCGCCGCGTACCTGCGCCATGTGCCGGAGGTGAAGAGCACGGAGCTGTATGCCGGCACGGCCGGCCCGTTCAACTTCAACGGTCTCGTCCGCCACTACTTCATGCGCGGGGGCCCCAACGTCGGAGACGTGCAGGTCAACCTGGTTTCCAAGAGCGAGCGGTCGAGACAGAGCCACGCGATCGCGGTCGCGGTCCGGCCGGGGATCGACTCGATAGCGCGGCGTTATTCGGCGGCGGTGAAGGTCGCCGAAATTCCCCCAGGCCCGCCCGTCCTCTCTACGCTCGTGGCCGAGGTGTATGCGGCCGATGACTCGACTCGCCTGGAAGCCGCCCGGCAGGTGCTGGCTGTGTTCGAATCTACGGACGGCGTGGTGGACGTGGACTGGACTATCGAAGCTCCGCAACAGAAGCGCGTCTTTCGCGTGGATCGGGTACAGGCGGCGGAAGCCGGGGCGAGCGTCGCGCAGATAACCGGAACGCTGTATCTCGCGCTTTCCGGTGCCCCCGCCGGCGTCGCCAGCTCGGGCACCGCCCTCGAAGGGACCGCCATCGTGCCGCGGCTGCCGATCGAGCGGCGTTCTTCGGTCGAGGCGCTGCTATCGCTGCCGATCGCCACCCTGTCCGGCCCCCAGCCGCTGGCACGCTTTGTCAACGTGATCCCCGCCACGCGCGACGGGATCCGCATCAGAAAGGATCTGCGCCCGGTGATCTACGTGACCGGTGACGTCGCCGGTGCCGTGGAGTCGCCGGTATACGCGATCCTGTCCATGAACAAAAAGCTCGATCGGATCCGCATCAACGGCGCGCGAATCGCGCGGTACAACGCCTCGCAGCCGGATCGCCTGACCGAGACGGCGATCAAATGGGATGGTGAGTGGCAGGTGACGATCGAAGTGTTCCGCGATCTGGGGATCGCCTTCGCTATTGTGCTCGCTCTCATCTATGTGCTTGTCGTCGGCTGGTTCCGGTCGCTGACCATACCCCTGGTCATAATGGCGCCGATCCCGCTCACGCTAATCGGCATACTGCCCGGCCATGCCATGACAGGGGCGTTCTTCACGGCGACATCCATGATCGGCATGATCGCTCTCGCCGGGATCATCGTTCGAAACTCCATACTCCTGGTCGACTTCATCCAACTTGCGGAAGCCCGCGGGCGATCACTTCGCGAGGCGGTGCTCGAAGCCGGGGCTGTCCGCTTCCGTCCGATCGCGCTGACCGCGGCCGCCGTCGTCGTCGGTGGGCTGGTAATGGTCCTCGATCCGATCTTCGAGGGGCTGGCGGTTGCCCTCATGAGCGGTGCGATCGTGGCCACGCTCCTCACCATGGTCGTCGTGCCACTTCTCTACTGGGAGCTCCGCCGGCGACAGGAGCCGGCATCTCCCGCAACCGGGGCCATCCCATGA
- a CDS encoding efflux RND transporter periplasmic adaptor subunit, whose translation MIRESSFLAYGALFVAGAAAACSPSRDDTPRATPERVAGSVYTVRDTTVEATIEATGVASPVRQAILSTKLMGTVTAVLASEGDAVTTGRILVRIDARDLSAKSAQVAAAVSDAESMYLAAETQARRMRALYADSAAAKAQLDAAETGFARAGAGLRAAHASAAEVSAMSAYASVRAPFGGVVTKRFVDPGSFAAPGAPLVEVQDASRLRISVSASPDAVRGIRRGQFVSATIEGRPVRATIEGVVPTAVGNLYTVNALLPNPGGVFLPGSAATISLPQGTRGSIVVPITAVIHEGDLTGVTLRTAEGDQLRWIRLGAATGGVAEVTAGLRAGDRVIVPPARVSATAPGRN comes from the coding sequence ATGATTCGTGAATCCAGCTTCCTCGCGTACGGCGCACTGTTTGTAGCCGGCGCGGCGGCAGCGTGTTCGCCGTCGCGCGACGACACGCCTCGCGCCACGCCCGAGCGCGTCGCCGGAAGCGTTTACACCGTGCGCGACACAACCGTCGAAGCAACGATCGAAGCAACGGGTGTGGCATCGCCCGTCCGCCAGGCGATTCTGAGCACCAAACTCATGGGAACTGTTACGGCAGTCCTCGCCAGCGAGGGAGATGCCGTCACCACCGGACGCATTCTCGTTCGCATCGACGCACGCGACCTCTCCGCGAAGTCCGCGCAGGTAGCCGCGGCGGTGTCCGACGCGGAATCGATGTATCTGGCTGCGGAGACGCAGGCGCGCCGTATGCGTGCCCTCTACGCCGACAGCGCCGCTGCGAAGGCGCAGCTCGACGCCGCTGAAACGGGATTCGCTCGCGCTGGCGCCGGTCTTCGGGCCGCGCACGCGTCCGCCGCCGAGGTCAGCGCCATGTCCGCGTATGCCTCGGTTCGAGCCCCGTTCGGCGGCGTCGTTACGAAGCGCTTCGTAGATCCCGGCTCGTTCGCCGCGCCGGGCGCGCCGCTCGTCGAAGTGCAGGACGCGTCCCGGTTACGCATTTCGGTCAGCGCCTCGCCGGATGCCGTACGCGGCATCCGGCGCGGCCAATTTGTCAGCGCGACTATCGAGGGCCGGCCCGTCCGCGCGACCATCGAGGGCGTCGTTCCGACGGCGGTGGGCAACCTGTACACGGTCAACGCTTTGCTGCCCAACCCAGGTGGAGTATTTCTCCCCGGCAGCGCAGCCACCATCTCGTTGCCGCAAGGGACTCGCGGTTCGATCGTCGTGCCGATTACCGCGGTGATTCATGAAGGCGATCTTACCGGTGTCACGCTGCGCACCGCCGAGGGTGACCAGTTACGCTGGATCCGCTTGGGAGCAGCAACGGGTGGCGTCGCCGAAGTGACCGCGGGATTGCGTGCGGGAGACCGCGTGATTGTGCCACCGGCGCGCGTATCCGCGACAGCTCCCGGACGAAACTGA